A region of Salvelinus alpinus chromosome 6, SLU_Salpinus.1, whole genome shotgun sequence DNA encodes the following proteins:
- the LOC139579385 gene encoding C-type lectin domain family 4 member E-like codes for MEMSGDIVYTNEDVFGEPFGVDNHNYVFEESMCETPDVSTYYQTGNEETPRSTPQPGYSGSESSVKRPFLVAAVCLGLLCLLLLAGIIGLSVSFQLTAKTCTEGWQKFGCSCYYNSTVKNTWDYARKDCLSRGADLVIINSEDEQVFLTTFDQWIWIGLTDRETQGTWKWVDGTPLAKAFWWWSEPDSAAGEKDCAMMYRGVQNIPLHAWNYFRCDLKLEWICEVFFS; via the exons ATGGAGATGTCCGGGGACATTGTTTATACCAATGAAGATGTTTTCGGGGAACCGTTTGGAGTTGACAACCATAACTATGTCTTTGAAGAGTCCATGTGTGAAACTCCAGATGTGTCTACTTACTACCAGACTGGGAATGAGGAGACCCCAAGAAGCACACCACAACCTGGCTACTCAG GTTCTGAGAGCTCAGTGAAGAGACCCTTCCTAGTTGCTGCAGTGTGTCTGGGGCTGCTGTGTCTTCTCCTACTGGCTGGGATCATTGGGTTGTCAGTCTCCT TTCAGTTAACAGCGAAAACCTGTACGGAAGGATGGCAGAAGTTTGGCTGCAGCTGTTACTACAACTCCACTGTGAAGAACACTTGGGATTACGCCAGAAAGGACTGTCTGAGCAGAGGAGCAGACCTGGTGATCATTAACAGCGAAGATGAACAG GTATTTCTCACTACATTTGATCAATGGATCTGGATTGGTCtgacggacagagagacacagggaacCTGGAAATGGGTGGACGGCACACCACTGGCCAAAGC GTTCTGGTGGTGGTCAGAACCTGATTCTGCCGCTGGAGAGAAGGACTGCGCTATGATGTATAGAGGTGTACAAAATATTCCTCTACACGCATGGAATTACTTTAGGTGTGACTTGAAATTGGAATGGATTTGTGAGGTGTTTTTTTCTTAA
- the LOC139579384 gene encoding zinc finger protein with KRAB and SCAN domains 2-like, translated as MSENLVLTFQTQLSGVMETVLKSAMYEITRLVEDGFLEEVRRGQQEVTRSHLEVESLRTLLQRAESQLKDVSQRARCGDCGRTDVYNEETDDIPPGVQDSVLQLSGCDLKLEEEPEVRWRSCGQETVESSQVADKPTPPAPSPSLVGSVKEEEGEEEGEEDMEPWRIKVAIQPSAAHTYTEEQLDSHTLVQITGDSIGFPSVDPEAQQVTQTPRLAGPSQNQSRGPSNDGDRTRSRASPVWIGRRILDTDTDVHRQAQSNLRLVREPLSSSESAEAKQPARDFASPTNPSTAGASVSSSSSGCHVFSSLNYRILSKYKPSAQTLPRMRVYRDAAKRGGYPMYNRGTAQGGLTSSQTPTQQQGNHQHHHPGRLALRCPVCGKVFPHPSSLKAHQQTHTGERPFICALCGRSFTKLSNLKAHRRVHTGERPYSCSDCSKRFTQKCNLKRHQRIHMENDI; from the exons ATGTCGGAGAACCTCGTCCTCACCTTCCAGACCCAGCTCTCGGGAGTCATGGAGACGGTCCTAAAGTCAGCCATGTATGAGATCACCAGACTGGTGGAGGACGGCTTCCTGGAGGAGGTAAGACGTGGTCAACAGGAAGTGACACGGAGCCACCTGGAAGTGGAGTCTCTGCGGACCCTGCTGCAGCGGGCAGAGAGTCAGCTGAAGGATGTCAGTCAGAGGGCCAGGTGTGGAGACTGTGGCAGGACAGATGTCTACAATGAGGAAACAGACGACATACCACCAGGAGTACAGGACA GTGTGCTTCAGCTGAGCGGGTGTGACCTGAAGCTGGAGGAGGAGCCAGAGGTCAGGTGGAGAAGCTGTGGACAGGAAACAGTGGAGTCGTCACAGGTAGCAGATAAACCAACTCCTCCAGCTCCCAGTCCTTCGCTGGTAGGCAGTGttaaggaggaggaaggggaggaggaaggggaggaggacatgGAGCCGTGGAGAATCAAGGTGGCCATACAGCCGTCTGCAGCTCACACCTACACAGAGGAGCAGCTAGACTCACACACACTCGTTCAGATTACAGGAGACTCTATTGGGTTTCCCTCTGTGGACCCAGAGGCCCAACAGGTCACCCAGACACCCAGACTAGCAGGGCCATCTCAGAACCAGAGCAGGGGACCCAGCAATGATGGTGACAGAACGAGGAGTAGAGCCTCACCGGTGTGGATAGGCCGTAGAATTTTAGACACGGATACTGACGTTCACAGACAAGCTCAGTCGAACCTACGACTGGTAAGAGAGCCTCTGTCGTCCTCTGAATCGGCAGAGGCGAAGCAGCCAGCTAGAGATTTCGCTTCCCCAACCAATCCCAGCACAGCGGGGGCCtccgtctcctcctcctcatcaggcTGTCATGTCTTCAGCTCTCTAAACTACAGGATTCTTTCCAAATATAAGCCCAGCGCTCAAACCCTGCCGCGCATGAGAGTATACAGGGATGCTGCCAAGCGGGGCGGGTACCCGATGTACAACAGGGGGACCGCCCAGGGAGGGCTCACCTCCTCCCAAACCCCAACCCAACAACAAGGGAACCaccagcatcaccaccctggGAGGCTGGCCCTCCGCTGCCCAGTGTGTGGTAAGGTCTTCCCCCATCCCAGTAGCCTTAAGGCCCACCAGCAGACCCACACGGGGGAGAGGCCGTTCATCTGCGCCCTGTGTGGCCGGAGCTTCACTAAGTTAAGCAACCTGAAGGCCCACCGGCGCGTTCACACTGGGGAGAGACCCTACAGCTGCTCGGACTGCAGCAAACGCTTCACACAGAAGTGCAACCTTAAGAGGCACCAGAGGATTCACATGGAGAACGATATATGA